From Streptomyces sp. NBC_00775, one genomic window encodes:
- a CDS encoding glycoside hydrolase family 2 TIM barrel-domain containing protein yields the protein MTDPSIRGPLSADPLIVLRPWEAPEVTSWGRLPMNAVDRRAGAFSLDGDWRFQLLPAPSAEPGPEWSSSYVPGAWTMQGTDDLPRYTNFRMPWGEFPPASPAANPTGVYEREVDVPAEWAGRRIVLQVGAAESVLLVHVDGRAVGISKDSHLAAEFDLSDVVRPGTRARLRLTVVKWSDASHIEDQDQWWHGGITRSVLLYATDPLYLADVTVRTRLDGELRVDCQVRNASGALPEGWYVSGQLDGHLLAQDVEFDRFKEEDGRVSDFLGEARLNTVVHDVRAWTAETPELYDLAVRLHRADGSVADTSHHRVGFREVEIRGRDLLLNGERVYIRGVNRHDFHPLTGRTVSYEDMRADLTLLKRFGFNAIRTAHYPNDPSLLDLADELGFYVVDEANIEAHDHAHEIADDPRYTAAFVDRVARMVLRDKNHPCVIIWSLGNESDYGANHDAAAGWLRRHDPTRPVQYEGAAKLDWADPALASDIACPMYAPIEDCVAHALSGKQTKPLIQCEYSHAMGNSNGTLADHWAAIESTPGLQGGFIWEFWDHGILQRVNDGRPAGRGGAGLYDNGVTAPGHRWAYGGDFGETIHDGAFIADGVVFPDRTPKPVMYEHREIAAPVRLEYADGELRVTNRQHFRGLEWLAAEWSLALADGGTLTAPAELPDVRPGETASVPLPFELPEDGGEAWLTLRVTTAEDGAWAPRGTEVCLPQVRLRSAAVAPVPADGGPPVEVDDSGLLLHPLLTAAPVLSLWRAPTDNDELGGAAVRWRTWGLDTLVRKVVGVRREGGSVTVLAEYDTWAGVVRHEQVFTRVEGGVRIEETAELPDRLDDVARVGSVFETVAGLDVLEWYGQGPWESYPDRSTGAPVGHHSVPVDALFTPYLRPQESGGRHGVRHFRLSAPDATGLSVALDGPRQVAVTRYRAEDLTAAAHHDELVPRPGCVVHIDAAHRGLGTASCGPDTSPAYLIEPGTHSWSWTLRVL from the coding sequence ATGACCGATCCGTCGATCCGCGGTCCGCTGTCCGCCGATCCCCTGATCGTCCTGCGCCCCTGGGAGGCACCCGAGGTGACCTCCTGGGGGCGGTTGCCGATGAACGCCGTGGACCGGCGGGCGGGTGCGTTCTCGCTCGACGGCGACTGGCGGTTCCAGCTGCTGCCGGCGCCCTCGGCGGAGCCCGGCCCCGAGTGGTCCTCGTCGTACGTCCCCGGCGCCTGGACCATGCAGGGCACCGACGACCTGCCGCGGTACACCAACTTCCGCATGCCCTGGGGCGAGTTCCCGCCCGCGTCGCCCGCCGCCAACCCGACGGGCGTCTACGAGCGTGAGGTGGACGTGCCCGCCGAGTGGGCCGGACGCCGGATCGTGCTCCAGGTCGGTGCCGCCGAGAGTGTGCTGCTGGTCCATGTGGACGGGCGGGCGGTCGGCATCTCCAAGGACTCGCATCTCGCCGCCGAGTTCGATCTGTCCGACGTCGTACGTCCCGGAACGCGCGCCCGGCTCAGGCTCACCGTCGTCAAATGGTCGGACGCCTCGCACATCGAGGACCAGGACCAGTGGTGGCACGGCGGGATCACCCGCTCGGTGCTGCTGTACGCCACCGATCCGCTGTATCTGGCCGACGTGACCGTGCGGACCCGGCTCGACGGGGAGCTGCGGGTGGACTGCCAGGTGCGGAACGCTTCCGGCGCGCTGCCGGAGGGCTGGTACGTCAGCGGACAGCTGGACGGCCACCTCCTCGCGCAGGACGTGGAGTTCGACCGTTTCAAGGAGGAGGACGGCCGGGTCTCCGACTTCCTGGGCGAGGCACGGCTGAACACGGTCGTCCACGACGTCCGCGCCTGGACGGCGGAGACACCCGAACTGTACGACCTGGCCGTGCGGCTGCACCGCGCCGACGGTTCGGTCGCCGACACCTCGCACCACCGGGTGGGCTTCCGCGAGGTCGAGATCCGCGGCCGGGACCTACTCCTCAACGGTGAGCGGGTCTACATCCGGGGCGTCAACCGGCACGACTTCCATCCGCTGACGGGCCGGACGGTGTCGTACGAGGACATGCGCGCCGACCTGACGCTGCTGAAGCGCTTCGGCTTCAACGCGATCCGCACCGCCCACTACCCCAATGACCCGTCCCTGCTCGACCTCGCCGACGAGCTCGGCTTCTACGTCGTCGACGAGGCGAACATCGAGGCGCACGACCACGCCCACGAGATCGCCGACGACCCGCGCTACACGGCCGCCTTCGTGGACCGCGTCGCGCGGATGGTGCTCCGCGACAAGAACCACCCCTGCGTGATCATCTGGTCGCTGGGCAACGAGTCCGACTACGGCGCGAACCACGACGCGGCGGCGGGGTGGCTGCGCCGCCACGACCCGACCCGGCCCGTGCAGTACGAGGGCGCCGCCAAGCTCGACTGGGCGGATCCCGCGCTCGCGTCCGACATCGCCTGCCCCATGTACGCGCCCATCGAGGACTGCGTCGCGCACGCCCTGTCCGGGAAGCAGACCAAGCCGCTCATCCAGTGCGAGTACTCCCATGCCATGGGCAACAGCAACGGCACGCTCGCCGACCACTGGGCCGCCATCGAGTCAACCCCGGGGCTTCAGGGCGGTTTCATCTGGGAGTTCTGGGACCACGGCATTCTGCAACGCGTGAACGACGGAAGACCGGCCGGGCGCGGTGGCGCCGGGCTGTATGACAACGGTGTCACGGCACCGGGCCATCGCTGGGCGTACGGCGGCGACTTCGGCGAGACGATCCACGACGGCGCGTTCATCGCCGACGGGGTGGTCTTTCCCGACCGCACGCCGAAGCCGGTGATGTACGAGCACCGGGAGATCGCGGCGCCCGTGCGGCTGGAGTACGCGGACGGCGAGCTGCGGGTCACCAACCGCCAGCACTTCCGCGGGCTGGAGTGGCTGGCCGCCGAGTGGTCGCTCGCCCTCGCGGACGGCGGCACTCTCACGGCTCCGGCCGAGCTGCCCGACGTACGGCCTGGCGAGACCGCGTCCGTGCCGCTCCCCTTCGAGCTGCCGGAGGACGGCGGCGAGGCCTGGCTGACGCTGCGTGTGACGACGGCGGAGGACGGGGCATGGGCACCGCGGGGCACGGAGGTGTGTCTGCCGCAGGTCCGGCTGCGGTCGGCTGCCGTGGCTCCGGTGCCGGCGGATGGCGGGCCGCCCGTCGAGGTCGACGACAGCGGGCTCCTCCTCCATCCTCTGCTGACCGCCGCCCCCGTGCTGTCGCTGTGGCGGGCGCCGACCGACAACGACGAGCTGGGCGGCGCCGCGGTGCGCTGGCGGACGTGGGGGCTCGACACTCTCGTACGCAAGGTCGTCGGCGTACGCCGCGAAGGGGGGAGCGTCACCGTGCTCGCCGAGTACGACACGTGGGCGGGCGTCGTACGCCACGAGCAGGTGTTCACGCGGGTGGAGGGCGGCGTACGGATCGAGGAGACCGCCGAACTGCCGGACCGGCTCGACGATGTGGCGCGGGTCGGCTCCGTGTTCGAGACCGTCGCCGGGCTCGATGTCCTGGAGTGGTACGGGCAGGGCCCCTGGGAGTCCTATCCGGACCGGAGCACGGGCGCGCCCGTGGGACACCACTCCGTGCCCGTCGACGCGTTGTTCACCCCCTATTTGCGGCCGCAGGAGAGCGGCGGGCGACACGGCGTACGGCACTTCAGGCTGTCGGCGCCGGACGCCACCGGACTCTCCGTCGCGCTGGACGGGCCTCGCCAGGTCGCCGTGACCCGGTACCGGGCCGAGGACCTGACCGCCGCCGCACACCATGACGAACTGGTGCCGCGGCCCGGCTGCGTCGTGCACATCGACGCCGCGCACCGGGGGCTGGGCACCGCGTCGTGCGGGCCCGACACCTCCCCCGCCTACCTCATCGAGCCCGGCACCCACAGCTGGTCCTGGACCCTGCGCGTGCTCTGA
- a CDS encoding LamG-like jellyroll fold domain-containing protein, which translates to MCTSHDQATEAEQAGAGRRNFLRATALIGAAAATTAALPATARAATTQDKSRRPDPESRRFTLAVMPDTQYLFDGPSINPAPIEASLRYLLEHGKDENIVFLSHLGDLTENGAQAEFDAAGKAFELLDRHGVGYSVLAGNHDVRSSTDDQRGATAYLDVFGPRRFASKRTFGGASPDGYNTFHLFTAAGREWLVLALDWRLSAKGYTWAKDVIAQHPHTPVILTTHELVVDDDTLSSYGQRLWDELVHDHDQIFLTLNGHYWPAARATRENAAGNDVHLHLTNYQNRYYGGAAMIRLYRFDLDRNTIDVETISPWILGRAAKGLNELERQEIELSGDADRFSVAVDFEKRFSGFAPVPARPSRPAAKMLVRGTVAYWRFDGHEEGTAVEGTVRDLSGRGNDLTVVKVADGALSWSSAHHPDQPGHGSLVFQGGKPPLKGAYLRTVDGAPLNSATFQRGYTIEAFYQLPADWDPSHHAWASLVSRTGTGGGAGKTADDPDEPLATLSLSDGPGPQWAVRPLDQQGIATNWGDETAREQWWHVAVVNDGSHTTMYVQGCPVARNPHASAVGLTSLGLPWLLGGYEYAGKIDQILHGRLGDVRIVERALSVAQFMNH; encoded by the coding sequence GTGTGTACTTCGCATGACCAGGCGACGGAGGCCGAGCAGGCCGGCGCCGGCAGACGCAACTTCCTGCGGGCCACGGCGCTGATCGGCGCGGCGGCCGCCACGACGGCCGCACTCCCCGCGACCGCCCGGGCGGCGACCACGCAGGACAAGAGCCGACGGCCCGACCCCGAAAGCCGCCGCTTCACGCTCGCCGTCATGCCGGACACCCAGTACCTCTTCGACGGGCCGAGCATCAACCCCGCGCCGATCGAGGCATCGCTCCGCTATCTCCTGGAGCACGGCAAGGACGAGAACATCGTCTTCCTCTCGCACCTGGGCGATCTCACGGAGAACGGCGCGCAGGCCGAATTCGACGCGGCGGGCAAGGCGTTCGAGCTCCTCGACCGGCACGGCGTGGGCTACAGCGTGCTGGCGGGCAACCACGACGTCCGGTCGTCCACCGACGACCAGCGCGGCGCCACTGCCTACCTCGACGTCTTCGGACCGCGGCGCTTCGCGAGCAAGCGCACCTTCGGGGGTGCCTCGCCGGACGGCTACAACACCTTCCACCTGTTCACGGCGGCCGGCCGGGAGTGGCTGGTCCTCGCGCTGGACTGGCGGCTGTCGGCGAAGGGGTACACGTGGGCGAAGGACGTCATCGCCCAGCATCCGCACACGCCCGTCATCCTGACCACGCACGAGCTGGTCGTCGACGACGACACCCTTTCCTCGTACGGTCAGCGGCTCTGGGACGAGCTGGTCCACGACCACGACCAGATCTTCCTCACGCTCAACGGGCACTACTGGCCCGCCGCCCGTGCCACCCGCGAGAACGCGGCCGGGAACGACGTCCATCTGCATCTGACGAACTATCAGAACCGTTACTACGGCGGCGCGGCGATGATCCGCCTCTACCGCTTCGACCTCGACCGGAACACCATCGACGTCGAGACGATCTCGCCGTGGATCCTGGGCCGGGCGGCCAAGGGGCTCAATGAACTGGAGCGGCAGGAGATCGAACTCAGCGGCGACGCCGACCGGTTCTCCGTCGCCGTCGATTTCGAGAAGCGCTTCTCGGGCTTCGCACCCGTGCCCGCGCGTCCGTCCAGGCCCGCCGCGAAGATGCTGGTCCGGGGCACGGTGGCGTACTGGCGGTTCGACGGGCACGAGGAGGGTACGGCGGTCGAGGGCACGGTCCGTGACCTGTCGGGGCGCGGCAACGACCTGACCGTGGTCAAGGTCGCCGACGGCGCCCTCAGCTGGTCGTCGGCGCACCACCCGGACCAGCCGGGGCACGGCAGCCTCGTCTTCCAGGGCGGCAAGCCTCCGCTGAAGGGCGCGTATCTGCGGACGGTCGACGGCGCACCCCTCAACTCGGCGACCTTCCAGCGCGGTTACACCATCGAGGCCTTCTACCAGCTCCCCGCCGACTGGGACCCCTCCCACCACGCCTGGGCCTCGCTGGTCAGCCGTACCGGTACGGGCGGCGGCGCGGGCAAGACCGCCGACGACCCGGACGAGCCGCTCGCCACGCTCTCCCTGTCCGACGGACCCGGCCCGCAGTGGGCGGTCCGGCCGCTCGACCAGCAGGGCATCGCCACCAACTGGGGCGACGAGACGGCCCGCGAGCAGTGGTGGCACGTCGCCGTCGTCAACGACGGCTCGCACACCACGATGTACGTCCAGGGCTGCCCGGTCGCCCGCAATCCGCACGCCTCCGCCGTCGGACTCACCTCCCTCGGCCTGCCGTGGCTGCTCGGCGGCTACGAGTACGCGGGGAAGATCGACCAGATTCTGCACGGACGGCTCGGCGATGTGCGCATCGTCGAACGAGCCCTGTCCGTCGCACAGTTCATGAACCACTGA
- a CDS encoding histidinol-phosphatase, which produces MSEQQLPAWADPSVSPASLDPQGMSRRGLLRRAGLFGAAFAVGSLATPATAATGRYGGDDPRLAYLVGDHHIHSVYSHDAKYTFSQLAQAGARYGLDWMVFNEHSNFGHANYGAQLEHQEILKARTDNPRQLIFQGLEWYIPAAEHATVFAAPGPHEVDLLTQFELAYDGKLLGYTAGSPTSPDTARNEAHAVKAIQWLAEQRRTGYVDDVLVLANHPLRLGIDSPHEMRGWRDAAPEIMIGMEGAPGAQGGGIPGWVGSGQQRGEYVNKPSENSFAGYPADAYVLYGGFDWMTATVGGMWDAMLAEGRLFTITTNSDVHRVVFDTWKNGDWAPGQNFDNTGHIPDPVNTDTQQPGGDFWPGQFSRTHVGVTRYGYRSVMAGLRAGRVWLDHGHLLDGLDVRLKRDCDHGPGVTMGGRLRVRKGEKLTLSVTVTTASRPNPQGILPELAHVDVIRGAVRGPAADRDDWRAPDTRVVHTRDVSGRNGTYTLRIPLVAGDESFYVRLRGSDGNRNGAGYLGASIDPHGPIPHVPGNGDPWVDTWFYANPVFVDVAGA; this is translated from the coding sequence ATGTCCGAGCAGCAACTGCCCGCCTGGGCCGACCCATCCGTATCCCCCGCCTCGCTGGACCCGCAGGGCATGTCACGGCGCGGACTGCTGCGCCGGGCGGGCCTGTTCGGGGCGGCCTTCGCGGTCGGCTCGCTCGCGACGCCCGCGACGGCCGCCACCGGACGCTACGGCGGTGACGACCCGCGTCTCGCCTATCTCGTGGGCGACCACCACATCCACTCCGTCTACAGCCACGACGCGAAGTACACGTTCTCCCAACTCGCCCAGGCGGGCGCCCGGTACGGCCTCGACTGGATGGTGTTCAACGAACACTCCAACTTCGGGCACGCGAACTACGGCGCCCAGCTGGAGCACCAGGAGATCCTGAAGGCGCGCACCGACAACCCGCGCCAGCTGATCTTCCAAGGCCTGGAGTGGTACATCCCGGCCGCCGAGCACGCCACGGTCTTCGCGGCGCCCGGCCCGCACGAGGTGGACCTGCTCACCCAGTTCGAACTCGCCTACGACGGCAAGCTGTTGGGCTACACGGCGGGCTCCCCCACCAGCCCCGACACGGCGCGCAACGAGGCCCACGCGGTCAAGGCGATCCAGTGGCTCGCCGAACAGCGCCGCACCGGATACGTCGACGATGTCCTCGTCCTCGCCAACCACCCCCTGCGCCTCGGCATCGACTCCCCGCACGAGATGCGGGGCTGGCGTGACGCGGCACCCGAGATCATGATCGGCATGGAGGGCGCGCCCGGCGCCCAGGGCGGCGGTATCCCCGGCTGGGTCGGCTCGGGCCAGCAGCGCGGCGAGTACGTCAACAAGCCGTCCGAGAACTCCTTCGCCGGTTACCCGGCGGACGCCTACGTCCTGTACGGCGGGTTCGACTGGATGACGGCGACCGTCGGCGGCATGTGGGACGCGATGCTCGCCGAGGGCAGGCTCTTCACGATCACCACCAACTCCGATGTGCACCGCGTGGTCTTCGACACCTGGAAGAACGGCGACTGGGCGCCCGGGCAGAACTTCGACAACACCGGGCACATCCCCGACCCGGTGAACACCGACACCCAGCAGCCGGGCGGGGACTTCTGGCCCGGCCAGTTCAGCCGTACGCATGTCGGTGTGACCCGCTACGGCTACCGCTCGGTGATGGCGGGCCTGCGCGCGGGCCGGGTCTGGCTCGACCACGGGCACCTGCTGGACGGGCTCGACGTCCGCCTGAAGCGGGACTGCGACCATGGCCCGGGCGTCACGATGGGTGGTCGGCTGCGGGTCCGCAAGGGCGAGAAGCTCACGCTGTCGGTCACCGTGACGACCGCCTCCCGCCCCAACCCCCAGGGAATCCTGCCCGAGTTGGCCCATGTCGACGTGATCCGTGGCGCTGTGCGCGGCCCGGCGGCCGACCGCGACGACTGGCGGGCGCCCGACACCAGGGTCGTCCACACGCGGGACGTGAGCGGCCGGAACGGGACGTACACCCTGCGCATCCCGCTGGTCGCCGGCGACGAGTCCTTCTACGTCCGGCTGCGCGGCAGCGACGGCAACCGCAATGGTGCGGGCTATCTCGGCGCGTCGATCGACCCGCACGGCCCGATACCGCACGTGCCCGGGAACGGTGACCCGTGGGTCGACACGTGGTTCTATGCGAACCCGGTCTTCGTCGATGTGGCTGGTGCTTGA
- a CDS encoding MaoC family dehydratase, which yields MSITVNGLDELKKLAGSDLGTSEWIEITQERVNTFADATGDHQWIHVDPEKAAEGPFGAPIAHGYLTLSLFIPLFTELLDVEGVSTKVNYGLNKVRFPSPVKVGSRIRLVAKLASVEDVPGGVQIAVDGTIEIDGGQKPAAVLQSLSRFYA from the coding sequence ATGAGCATCACCGTGAACGGCCTCGACGAACTCAAGAAGCTCGCGGGCAGCGACCTCGGCACCAGCGAGTGGATCGAGATCACCCAGGAACGCGTCAACACGTTCGCCGACGCCACCGGCGACCACCAGTGGATCCACGTCGACCCGGAGAAGGCGGCCGAGGGCCCCTTCGGCGCGCCCATCGCGCACGGCTATCTGACCCTCTCCCTCTTCATCCCGCTCTTCACCGAACTCCTGGACGTCGAGGGCGTGTCGACGAAGGTCAACTACGGCCTGAACAAGGTGCGGTTCCCCTCCCCGGTGAAGGTCGGCTCGCGGATCCGGCTGGTCGCGAAGCTCGCCTCGGTCGAGGACGTGCCCGGCGGGGTGCAGATCGCCGTCGACGGGACGATAGAGATCGACGGCGGCCAGAAGCCCGCCGCGGTCCTGCAGAGTCTGTCTCGGTTCTACGCCTGA
- the menE gene encoding o-succinylbenzoate--CoA ligase, whose protein sequence is MRNEGLGSWPARRARKTPHRTALIHGDRDVSYAELYTRTTRLAQALRALGLRRGDRIAYLGPNHPAYLETLFAAGALGAVFVPLNPRLAGPEIAYQLGDSGAKALVYAPSLAGLVAGLPGHTDVRTFLEVGERYEELIAGAAEEPVDQPVTADDTCIIMYTSGTTGRPKGAMLTHGNLTWNAVNVLVDHDLIADERALVSAPLFHTAGLNMLTLPVLLKGGTCVLVESFDPAATLDLIERHRITFMFGVPTMFDQVARHPRWADADLSSLRILTCGGSPVPTPLIAAYQERGLTFLQGYGMTEAAPGTLFLDAEHAESKAGSAGVPHFFSDVRVVRPDFTPVDIGETGEVVVRGPHVMPGYWGLPDETAAVFTDGWFRSGDAARIDEDGYVFIVDRIKDMIISGGENIYPAEIEDLLLAHPDIVECAVIGVADDKWGEVPRAVVVAREGIDLDPDAVLASLAGRLAKYKIPKSVVIADELPRTASGKLLKARVRTRYGTTNSSTGKRI, encoded by the coding sequence ATGCGCAATGAGGGACTGGGGTCGTGGCCCGCACGCCGGGCCCGCAAGACCCCGCACCGCACCGCCCTGATCCACGGCGACCGCGACGTCAGCTACGCCGAGCTGTACACGCGCACGACCCGGCTCGCGCAGGCCCTGCGCGCCCTGGGCCTGCGCCGCGGCGACCGGATCGCCTATCTCGGCCCCAACCATCCCGCGTACCTCGAAACCCTCTTCGCCGCGGGTGCCCTGGGCGCGGTGTTCGTACCGCTCAACCCCCGGCTCGCCGGCCCCGAGATCGCCTACCAGCTGGGCGATTCGGGCGCCAAGGCCCTGGTGTACGCACCGTCGCTCGCCGGGCTCGTCGCGGGGCTGCCGGGCCACACCGACGTCCGTACGTTCCTCGAAGTGGGCGAGCGCTACGAGGAGTTGATCGCCGGGGCCGCCGAGGAGCCGGTCGACCAGCCTGTCACCGCCGACGACACCTGCATCATCATGTACACCTCGGGCACGACGGGCCGCCCCAAGGGCGCGATGCTCACCCACGGCAATCTGACCTGGAACGCGGTCAACGTCCTCGTCGACCACGACCTGATCGCCGACGAACGCGCCCTGGTCTCCGCCCCGTTGTTCCACACGGCCGGGCTGAACATGCTCACCCTGCCGGTGCTGCTCAAGGGCGGCACCTGCGTCCTGGTCGAGTCCTTCGACCCGGCGGCCACCCTCGACCTGATCGAACGGCACCGGATCACCTTCATGTTCGGCGTGCCGACCATGTTCGACCAGGTGGCCAGGCATCCGCGCTGGGCCGACGCCGACCTGTCCTCGCTGCGCATCCTCACCTGCGGCGGCTCGCCGGTGCCGACCCCGCTGATCGCCGCCTACCAGGAGCGCGGCCTCACCTTCCTCCAGGGCTACGGCATGACGGAGGCCGCGCCCGGCACCCTCTTCCTGGACGCGGAACACGCCGAGAGCAAGGCGGGTTCGGCGGGCGTGCCGCACTTCTTCAGCGATGTCCGGGTCGTACGGCCCGACTTCACGCCGGTCGACATCGGGGAGACGGGCGAGGTGGTCGTCCGCGGCCCGCACGTCATGCCCGGCTACTGGGGCCTGCCCGACGAGACGGCCGCCGTCTTCACCGACGGCTGGTTCCGCAGCGGAGACGCCGCCCGGATCGACGAGGACGGCTATGTCTTCATCGTCGACCGCATCAAGGACATGATCATCTCGGGCGGCGAGAACATCTACCCCGCCGAGATCGAGGACCTGCTCCTCGCCCACCCCGACATCGTCGAGTGCGCGGTCATCGGTGTCGCCGACGACAAGTGGGGCGAGGTGCCGCGCGCGGTCGTCGTCGCCCGCGAGGGAATCGACCTGGACCCGGACGCCGTCCTCGCGTCGCTCGCCGGACGCCTCGCCAAGTACAAGATCCCGAAGTCGGTGGTCATCGCGGACGAACTCCCGCGCACCGCCTCCGGAAAGCTCCTCAAAGCCCGTGTCCGTACGCGGTACGGCACCACCAACTCCTCGACAGGGAAGCGCATATGA
- a CDS encoding amidohydrolase family protein has translation MDLNELVAIDVHTHAEVSSKGHSSLDDDLHDASSAYFKVEGKRKPTLEETAAYYRERKMAAVIFTVDAESATGTAPVPNEEVAEAAAANADVLIPFASIDPFRGRAGVKQARRLVEEYGVKGFKFHPSIQGFFPNDRSVAYDLYEVIEETGTIALFHTGQTGIGAGVPGGGGIRLKYSNPLHVDDVAADFPHLKIILAHPSFPWQDEALAVATHKPGVHIDLSGWSPKYFPPQLVQYANTLLKDKVLFGSDFPVLTPDRWLADFEKLPIKDEVKPKILKENAARLLGLSTP, from the coding sequence ATGGACCTGAACGAACTGGTCGCGATCGACGTCCACACCCATGCCGAGGTGTCGTCGAAGGGCCACTCCTCGCTCGACGACGATCTGCACGACGCCTCCAGCGCCTACTTCAAGGTCGAGGGCAAGCGGAAGCCGACCCTGGAGGAGACAGCCGCCTACTACCGCGAGCGGAAGATGGCCGCCGTGATCTTCACGGTGGACGCCGAGTCCGCCACCGGCACCGCGCCCGTCCCCAACGAGGAGGTCGCGGAGGCGGCGGCCGCCAACGCGGACGTGCTGATCCCCTTCGCCTCCATCGACCCCTTCCGCGGCAGGGCGGGGGTCAAGCAGGCCCGCCGGCTGGTCGAGGAGTACGGGGTGAAGGGCTTCAAGTTCCACCCCAGCATCCAGGGCTTCTTCCCCAACGACCGCTCAGTGGCGTACGACCTCTACGAGGTGATCGAGGAGACCGGCACGATCGCCCTCTTCCACACCGGGCAGACGGGGATCGGCGCCGGAGTGCCCGGCGGAGGCGGCATCCGGCTCAAGTACTCCAACCCGCTGCACGTGGACGACGTGGCCGCCGACTTCCCGCATCTGAAGATCATCCTGGCGCATCCGTCCTTCCCCTGGCAGGACGAGGCGCTCGCCGTCGCCACACACAAGCCGGGCGTGCACATCGACCTGTCCGGCTGGTCCCCGAAGTACTTCCCGCCGCAGCTGGTGCAGTACGCCAACACGCTGCTGAAGGACAAGGTCCTGTTCGGCTCCGACTTCCCCGTCCTCACCCCCGACCGCTGGCTCGCCGACTTCGAGAAGCTGCCGATCAAGGACGAGGTCAAGCCGAAGATCCTCAAGGAGAACGCCGCCCGACTGCTCGGGCTGAGCACACCGTAA
- a CDS encoding SDR family NAD(P)-dependent oxidoreductase: MPSIDLTGKVAVVTGSGRGLGLAYAHALAAAGASVVVNDVDEAVAEQAVKAITEAGGTAVAEVVPVGTSEAADRLVNRAVEEFGRLDILVTNAGILRDKVLWKMTDEDFDAVITTHLKGTFTCARAAAVRMREQGEGGSLILVGSPAGQRGNFGQTNYAAAKAGIAAMARTWSMELGRAGITVNAIVPVAATAMTETIPAFAPYIEAMREGAPLPDFLRKGEGFGTPEDCAALVPFLASEAARGVTGQAIGIGGDKVALWSHPQEIKAAYADGGWTPDTLADAWATSVGAEPQTVGIPAPKLPEA, encoded by the coding sequence GTGCCCAGCATCGATCTCACCGGCAAGGTCGCCGTCGTCACCGGCTCGGGCCGTGGCCTCGGCCTGGCCTACGCGCACGCTCTCGCCGCCGCCGGAGCCTCCGTGGTCGTCAACGACGTCGACGAGGCCGTCGCCGAGCAGGCCGTCAAGGCGATCACCGAGGCGGGCGGCACCGCCGTGGCCGAGGTGGTCCCGGTCGGCACCAGCGAGGCCGCCGACCGCCTGGTCAACCGTGCCGTGGAGGAGTTCGGACGGCTCGACATCCTGGTGACCAACGCGGGCATCCTGCGCGACAAGGTCCTGTGGAAGATGACCGACGAGGACTTCGACGCGGTGATCACCACCCACCTCAAGGGCACCTTCACCTGCGCCCGCGCCGCCGCCGTGCGGATGCGCGAGCAGGGCGAGGGCGGCAGCCTGATCCTGGTCGGCTCGCCGGCCGGGCAGCGCGGCAACTTCGGCCAGACGAACTACGCCGCCGCGAAGGCGGGCATCGCCGCCATGGCCCGTACCTGGTCGATGGAGCTGGGCCGCGCGGGCATCACCGTCAACGCGATCGTGCCGGTCGCCGCGACCGCGATGACCGAGACCATCCCGGCGTTCGCGCCGTACATCGAGGCCATGCGGGAGGGCGCGCCGCTGCCCGACTTCCTCCGCAAGGGCGAGGGCTTCGGGACCCCCGAGGACTGCGCCGCCCTCGTCCCCTTCCTCGCCTCCGAGGCCGCCCGCGGCGTCACCGGGCAGGCCATCGGCATCGGCGGCGACAAGGTGGCACTCTGGTCGCATCCGCAGGAGATCAAGGCGGCGTACGCGGACGGCGGCTGGACCCCGGACACTCTGGCCGACGCCTGGGCCACCTCTGTCGGCGCCGAGCCGCAGACCGTCGGGATCCCCGCGCCGAAGCTGCCGGAGGCGTGA
- a CDS encoding MarR family winged helix-turn-helix transcriptional regulator, whose amino-acid sequence MTREPAIARQPHAATPASIDAQEPWMRGLHADTGYLLYRLGLRSGQLFNTFLQESGLRLRHYALLRFLATSEGALQRELSTRLGYDPSAIVGLVDDLEKLGFAERRPSPDDRRSRIVVLTEDGRSFLRDTDEAGLRVTNDLLQPLGPAERETLHALLQRITETELDS is encoded by the coding sequence ATGACCAGGGAGCCCGCCATCGCCCGCCAGCCGCACGCCGCCACCCCCGCCTCCATCGACGCGCAGGAGCCGTGGATGCGCGGGCTGCACGCGGACACCGGATATCTCCTGTACCGGCTGGGTCTGCGCTCGGGTCAGTTGTTCAACACGTTTCTGCAGGAGTCCGGGCTGCGCCTGCGCCACTACGCGCTGCTGCGCTTCCTGGCCACCTCCGAGGGCGCGCTCCAGCGGGAGCTGAGCACCCGGCTCGGTTATGACCCGAGCGCGATCGTCGGCCTGGTCGACGACCTGGAGAAGCTCGGGTTCGCCGAGCGCCGCCCCTCGCCGGACGACCGCCGCAGCCGGATCGTCGTCCTGACCGAGGACGGCCGGTCCTTCCTGCGCGACACCGACGAAGCGGGCCTGCGCGTCACCAACGATCTGCTCCAGCCCCTCGGCCCCGCCGAGCGCGAGACCCTGCACGCGCTCCTGCAACGGATCACCGAGACCGAACTCGACTCATGA